One Planctomycetia bacterium genomic region harbors:
- a CDS encoding antitoxin: MRTTLSIEDDVLVAVKELADKEGVTAGEKLARLVRQALQAPTVVPGQVRNGVPVFPAAGAIVTSERVQQLIEDELP, translated from the coding sequence ATGCGGACGACGCTTTCCATAGAAGACGATGTTTTGGTCGCCGTGAAGGAGTTGGCTGACAAAGAGGGTGTCACGGCTGGCGAGAAACTGGCGCGACTGGTGAGGCAGGCCCTTCAGGCACCGACGGTCGTGCCCGGTCAGGTGCGGAATGGCGTGCCCGTGTTTCCCGCAGCCGGCGCCATCGTGACGAGCGAACGTGTGCAGCAACTCATCGAGGACGAGCTTCCGTGA